The sequence below is a genomic window from Chaetodon trifascialis isolate fChaTrf1 chromosome 18, fChaTrf1.hap1, whole genome shotgun sequence.
attaatgGGTTAAATATAACTGATATTGATAACCACTACCCATTATTGATATAATATTGAtagggggtggtggtggttagtattttgtattgtatttccTATAGCAGTATGACATATATTGGACTGGCTGTTTTCATGTGGTCTGATTGTTACATTCTTATTTCAGAGTCAGGACACAGCAGCATGACCATTTCAACAAGGACGTAATACTACTCCCTAATCAATCATGGGGAGTAGTTTGCAAACAAGGTCCAAAATCATGGTTGCACAAACATGGACACATCCTCAGTGCCTTTGAATTCCAGAAGGACTGGGACCACCAGACTGTTTTAGAACGCATCAGGGATGGCTTTGGTGAGCACATTCCAGACGATGTCAGGTAAAtgcctcttttttcttcttactTTGTAATATATATTAattatggttttttttttatagaacacttaaaaaactttttaaaaatggtaAACACAGGTTTACAAAGTGCAATCATGATTATTACAAACATTTGCTCAGCATTTGTTTTAAAAGTTAATTGGAGCAAGAAACCAAAGTGCCACCCATAGTTACAGAGTAACACAGTAACAATAACAATGACTAACAAAGAGTGTACAACACACTGTTGTGCTACACAGCTTaaagcttttgttgttgttctaatATCCCCATCTTCTTTCTAGCCTCCAGTTTCTCATGGCTTGTGGCAATAAGCTGGTGTCCCCTAAACTCCAGGGTGGTCAGGAGCTGAATGGGATGCTAATTCACAAGGTCTTTAAAACCAAAGCCCTATATGTGAGACCATCAAGGACCCTTTTAGTAcgtttgttgttgcttttttacCACTTAATAAAATTGTTCTAAAtctaataatttaaaaaaaaaaatatatatatatatttttttctttctctgtttaaGATTGActctgaagaagaaaatgactgTTCTCACATTACTACCAGATCAACATTAAGCATGCATGCAACTAAGGGCAGCGATGATGATTGTGTTGAAGTTGATGGTCCTCAGATTTGCACAGACATGAGCAATAGTGGCACCACCAGGGCTGCTACCAGGTTTAGAGTAATGCGTATCCCAGTACTAGCAGTCATGATGGAGATGGTAAACTTGGCACTAGTGCTGGTCATGAAGACAGCTGTGGCTCCAATCACACCGTCAGTAGTAGTGATCATGATGGAGGCTGCCTTGCAAGAGGTGATGGGAACCCTGGCACCAGTGGTAATGATGGAGGCTACCTTGCAAAAGGTGATGGGGACCCTGGCACCAGTGGTGATGATGGAGGCTGCCTCACAAAAGGTGGAAGGAACCCTGGCACAACTGATCATGATGGTGACTACGCTTCATATTTGACACTCGTGGCTACTCTTTCGCCTGACTCTTCAGATGATGAGGAATTAAACCAAGCCATAATTGCCAGTATGGAGAGTCAAATGTGAGTAGCACACACCTAGTATGTGAGCTTGAGAGATCAGGATAACTCGAGAAGAATGACGTGATCTCATAATTGATATGAATCCTTTATCCCTTACATTATCACATCCACATTTTGGATTAAATGGTTGCTTACAACCAACAATTTCACAAAATACAAGTTGTTGTAAATTATGTCACATCAGTGTCTGATCATTCATTTTTGACTTTGTGTTTATAGTGCAGAAAAGGTCCCAGTCCAAGAGATACTGCTGGAACTGTCAAGCAAAATTAGCACAAAACGGCAGTGCAAATTTAATATAAATCGCTCTGCTGTCTGGGAGGGAGCCATGCGGGGCTTCCGAAGGGTATCCTACGACCCCAACTTGATGATCTGTGTAAAATTCTCCGATGACATGGGGAGAAATGAAGAAGGAGTTGATTTAGGAGGACCAAGAAGGGAATTCTTGAGGCTGCTGATGGAGACTATTGCCAGGTCGCCCATGTttgagggaaaagaaaacagcaagaACTTTGCTCTTGACAGTACTGGTAATGTCTGGCTTTTCtaaaaattcatattgtgaGCCATTTTAATTGATACTGATTCTGACATGCAACTTGTAACTTTTGAACTGatttacagtttatttaatattataCTGGAAATCCCATGGTTTCATGTAGTAGCACGTCTTAATGTAATGTTAATTTCCTCAAATAATGACGGGGGCCTTTACTTACCTCAACTGCAGAAGATACTAGGCTTTTGTAAAGTGGGCTTGTTTTAGAGGCAGGGCTTTAAGCATAATTGGACATATTTTAGTATGAAGCCCTGTTTTAATCTGCCCCTGTTTGCCCTGTTACAGTTCGAGACCCAGCCTTTAATTGACAGCCAGTTTTTGTTAGCCGAAATGTGGCATCAATATTATATTTCCTTTTATGCCATTGTTTTGCAGCTCTAAGAGAGGACTGGTACTACGTTGCTGGCAAAGCCATTGCAGTGAGCTTGGTACATGGCGGTCCACCACCAAACTTCCTCTCGCCAACAGTATTATGTCTTCTGGTCAGTGGTTCAGCAAATCCAAAACTAGAAGACATAGCTGACACGAAACTCTTGGAAAAAGTCAAAAAGGTCAGTTGATAGCTTTTAAATGTTATACTGCATTAGAATTAGTTTACATTAAAAGATTCTcttcttgttttccattttgaaaaGGAGTATCAGCCCACTTTTTCCATATGTTGTAGTTTAAATGCCACCACTATTCAATGGACAAGTGTTGACAGCAAGGCATATTTTCCTTGTTATTTATCACATTGTAGcaatgtgtggaaaaaaaacctgTACTGCCATGAACTGTTAGGGACCTCTAGGCTTTCTGCAGTATGCAGACCACTTGTGTCTGCGTTCTTACTAATAAGTTAAAAGACTAATAACTTCCATAACAAGCCATCTTGGTGCTTCTTGTGATGCTAGGTATCTGAAAGTACAACCCTTGAGGACCTTGAGAAGTCACATGCACCTTTGCTTAACTACTTGGCCAATGCAGGATGTCTGAGGCCTATGCGGTCGATAAGAGACAGGGATCTGCTGGTACAAGACATTGTCATGTTTCAGGTCATCCACAGGGTTCAAGGTCCATTTCAAAGGTATTCAGTGTTAGTTGTTGTACAGTCAGATCAATCTCAAAAGGAGTAATAATTTTAAACATTGACCAGCAAGGTGTAAGACTAGCTTCACAAAATCTGTTATGTTTGTATAAAACCAAGTGACAGATTGACAATGTACAAGTGAATAATGGATCATAcaattttttaatgtttatacAGATTCTGTGAAGGACTGAAAACTCTTGGGGTTCTGGACCAAATACGACGACATCCAGACAGCTTTCGACCCCTGTTCTGCTATGAGCCGAACATACTGACTGCTGACCTGGTGGATGATCTTTTCATCATTCATCTCTCTCCAGAAGGAAGCAACAAGAGAGCTGCTGAGGAGATGGTTTTTACTTTCTGGAGGGACTATCTCCAAGATGCAGAAGGTAATTAATGGCTTAATGGTCAAATAAACTGATGCATCTGTTTTTTTAGTatcattctttttattttattttattttttgcaaaatATTCCTGTACAACAAACATGACAGATTAAATGCATTTTCTTGGTAGTTGTAACATTATCACAAAGCAAACTGCAAATGTTGAAAGAGCTGTTATAAATTCATTGCtatgtaggggaactaccttaatttgatttTGCGtttgttgataaaatgacagggcaccaccttcctccaatttattaagcagaattatggataatgggtgatatatcatgaataatacaacagaagatatgaggtgatatgacagaacacacaagaaacttatggcagcacaatggtaaataagttggcgatagtgagaagtagttgtaaggggataatagggacgtgaacgtaaagttaagggattaaacgagcagttgagagaatttggataaattagcagtatcttaacctcacggaccaactcttattcaaacccgctgagcATGCCTACTGGATTGATGGCGTCccggtgagttctgctccgaactaactcgaagatgcccaggtgctcgtccgtggctcgatctgctcggtggtccggtggaaggcccaggcacaccaaggtgaagagctgatgttggacggtgatgtctctcgaactgggttctacggtgtcggttacagatgagggacggctccggatggttgttaacccagaccaaggatcaacagctggctgcagggttttggttcggttgagtccgtgaaggattattttagactgatagtaacaacattgatagtctcttcgatggccgattgaaaagggtctacaaaattattattatttgactaaaatttacagactaaaataaaacgtgtggcttagaaaaatgaaagtttacggcaaaactatagaaacacatcttcggaaaattaaatcacgctactcggtatggcttttgcatagctcgaagacgggaaaaacttaaagggcaaaacgactgtacaaaactaagacaactaagaagtaacaaacaaaactaaacataacgtaacataacttaagacaagactgagtaacgcgcactgaattcatgctgcggctgcagacatttaaatctcgctccggggcgtgtctaatgggcaggccgtcacacacgtGAGATGGTTTGCGACGCGCAATGTAATCccgcctcatggagctggaattaattaatgattcatacgaggggctcatctgcttctcactatggtcaatcacatatattttgaatggacgattttcaatgacatttcaacattgttcacagcatgcattaggcaCTTCCTATGcttgggtgacaacattaaatgataatcctggtacagtttcatcccaacatgtataatgactcaatgtataactaatacaaaaataaagataaagaaataaaggcagactatatttgccaaaatgattatcatccttatgattattccttaataaaagtctcataaagcacaatcaacttcaaacccttAGATGGTAGGAAGGCTCCATGGCAGAGCCTCgggcaaatcttaaaacaaggttagattcacagctttgtcatgggacatgagagaacatgggcatcatacAGATCATGGGTTTAGTCATGTGAACATATCCAGCGtggagtcagacagagagagatgcaattgtccaggtataccaagaaacaaagtcctccgacttacaaacagttcatttcaaggttggctaatttgcaacccatcagcagactcggtttgtggattcagttgaaacctggcctttgttcttcccagccggtTTTACTGTATTGAGTCCTTAGGGCTATGGGGGGAGTAATCagcattgagtgggacatcctgcgtaggagataggcgttgaccttttggctctctttttttttcaacatgtgagaagagtagtatactgagccagacatcctgtctctcttcgaaatcagattgcattataggtaaaccagatggtctacaattcaatcggttggcgggtttacacctccatttctcttgagtatcgccagaaaaggagggaaagaaggggtcagttggaggctagttctgctacagcTATAAGAGGCATTCAGATTTTAGATGCTTTGGTTTTTAGAAATTAAATACTCTTACTGGACAGTTTATTCAGTATCAGCTGATGTTAATTGCTTTAGAGATGattcacatacacattaatTGGACCAACTACCACTgataatatttttgtttttacagaagaCGAGGGGCCATCCAAACTAGAGAAGATATTGGCTTTCGCAACTGGAGCATCTGTGGTACCACCTATCGGCTTTTCCCCAACTCCTTCTGTCCAGTTCATTCACAAAGGAGATGATGGCTTCTCTACTGTTACGGCCCTGCTGGCCGTTTGCTTTGAGAAAGGGGGTGTGTGGTTTGATATAAACTAATCATTGTTTTTTCCGAGGTAATCAGCTGATCCAGCCTTTCAATTAGACTGATGGTGAACACCTGGGCCGGTGCATGGAACGAGTTAAATGCCGTGGCTGATTGGCGTCTGGTCTCTTGGggcttctctcttctcttcgcTGCTTGGCGCTGCTTTGGCTTGGCTTGGCTTGGCGTGGATCGGCTCGGCTCTTCTCTTTGCGACTTTGcttggctctgctctgctcgaCTCGTTTCTCCCGACCAGCGCCTGTTGTTCTGTTTATATCTTTAGTTgttaagtttcttttgtgtaaataaatatattttgtattttgcttCGCTCGGCGTTTTTTTTTGTATAGCAAGACGTCGTCGAAATGATCGCCCGATAGGATCCACTTGATGCAGGCTCTGTCTGACCCGCCAGCGCTGAATCCTCAAGCCACATGATCTCAGGCTTCCAATTATGTATGCTTCGCCTGCATTTGGAGTGTTCTGTAGTATACTAGTTACAACTCGGTCCAGGTCTTGATTTGACATTACAGAATACCTTAATGGCTCAACTCccagtctttgtctgtgtctgtatagTGTTCTTCAACTAATTCCAAAGCATAATGCAATTCTCTGCCATGACATACCGAtgaacacacagtgagaaaTCTGTTCAGTGGCTATGCTATATCTGGGCCGTCCTGGATGGCCAGTCAAGGTTGTTGGAGGTGTCAAATTTGTGGTCACTTCAGTGGACCTCTGTCTGGCCTCATGTTCATGCAGCAAGTTGTGAAAGCATCTATACAGTGATCCTAGAAGGTTACTGACATCCCtatcatcacacacagcaaGAAATGCAGATAGCGTTCAGGTATGCTCATTAAGCTCTCTATAAAGCCTCTCCTGATGGAAATTGTCAGACTCCTCTCTTTGTAGCCTCTCAATACATTGCAGAGCACTAGTAAAAAAAACGACAACGTCCTCCTCATTGCCTCTCACTTCAAAAAATAAAGCTTGGACTTGAAAAATGAAGAATATCAGATGAACATACATCGTGGTTGAAGCAAGGGTTGAAGTACTTCAAACTCAGCAAAAGCACATGCACTTCCCTGTGTGGAGTCTTCCTGTTTCCGTCAGATGACAGGAAGGCCTTCCTGTTTAGCTGTAATTTTCGTATTCACTACTTACCTGTTATAGTTTCCAATTCTATATCAGAGCAATTCAGCTGTGTATATAAGCACATTTTACTAGTATGTGGTAAAGCTTTTTAGTAGTTTATACAAAATGTTGTGCGTATAAGAGAGCATTTCACTTGTATGTATGAGAGCATTAcagtagtgtgtgtgagagcgtttCACTTGTATGTATAAAGGCATTTCAGTTGTGTGTGAGGGCGTTTCAGTAGTGTATATGAGAGCATTTCAGTAGTGTGTGAGAGCGTTTCACTTGTACGTATGAGAACATTTCAGTAGTGTGTGAGAGCGTTTCAGTAGTGTATGCGAGCAAATaatttttcagttgtttgtgtgagagcatttcacgtgtgtgtgagaggtaaTTCTGAATAATGTCCCTGACGGCCCCTCATAGCTCCGGCTCCAgttcctatttcttcacgttctcgccttccattcTTTCTTCATTGTTTCTTCCATCTCGcctggtggtgggtcagtaccagcaccaaagcgcaaatGAAGGCGACTGCTTACggccccgggctgttcattatccacCGTGCTGCTGTTCTTGTTGTTattggatacaggaagaagaggcagaaatgaCGTGCATTGCGTTatgacgttctccgtgcgtcgacacgttgtccgtgcgtcgctgttttgatcgggatatcccaattgattacaaTTACCATGTATACAGGAAtaaccctgtttgctcacgcatgtaaacaggttattccgaatgtttcagaaaccggaatattgatcataacccgaatattgactgcatgtaaacgtagtcattgttgaaatgtcattgaaaaaaaCTGACCATTTAGAttatgtgattgaccatagtgaggAGCAGTATAGTATAGTGTTATTGTTGTATAATAATCGTAGTAtatttttttctaacagatatgtgatgatatGTGATAACTGGAGACAATATTATAACCAATGCTAGCTGAGAGTAGTTGATTTGTTGAGCATGATATTGTTGTAGAAATGATCTGTTAGGATGTGATATTGTGATAGCAGCTGACTAGCTGAGAGTGATATCGTAAAGTAACAGCTGATGCGCCGAGCATGACACTGTAGCAGAGGTAGAGAGATCATGAAATCCTAGAGCATCCTCATCAGGGCTTTCTGGGACTTTCCACGAGGTtgtgcaggtgtctttgcagctgTCTTGGCAGCTACTTCTTTGTGTGGTGAACAGTATAAAAGACAGAGCGCAGACCATTGTAAGTTGGAATCCTTCAGGCTGTGCTGTGCATTTCTGAACATATTCCCCTTTGTTGCCAGCAATAAAGTACTTAGCTCCtcagacttctgactcctgcagatctttaTTGGACATTTTTAAGAAGATTTTTTGAAACAATTGGACAGCCGAATTTGAATGTTTATGGCATTCTTTGGTTTGTGCATtcggccttcacattccacgacagtattattcattattcatatccattctcattattttgtcaaataaataatacttttcattgaagttgttgtcagacagtcattttgagctggaaatagacAATCAGTGTATCAAGAGCTTACGCTTCAGATTATGAGACTGATctatcatttattcattaattattattaaatcagcattaaaagaaaagaataaatgaaatccttctgagctgaggaaggttggtgcccctTTTTATATTAATGAGTGCAAACATTATTATCCCAAAGGTTAAATGACTTTATTCCCCTACATCTTGACTCTCTTTTGAAGAGTGGCAACATGAGGGCCTCAAAACAACTCTcaaatgacctgaaaacaaaGATTGTTGAGCAGTATGGGTTAGGGGGAAGGCTACAAAAAACTATCAGAAATTTCAATTCTCAGCTTCCACTGTGAGGAACATAGTGGAAAATGGAAGGCTACAGGCACAGTTCTTGTTAAGGCCAGAAGTGGCAGACCAAGAAAAATATCGGATAGGCAAAGGTGAAGGATGGTGAGAATGGTCAAAAACAATACACAGATAATATCTAAAGACCTACAAGATCATCTTTCAGCAGATGGTGTCACTGTGCAACCTTCAACAATTCCGCCCACTTTGCACAAGAAAAAGCTGTATGGGAGAGTGATGCAGAAGAAGCCTTTTCTGAGCACACGCCACAAACAGAGTTGCTTGAGGTattgttacgacccagctcaCTAGGGGtaaggaagtaacaaaaaaacaaccagatGTAAATGGCTAaaatagttatttatttaaacccAAATGATTTTAAATTGTTTGTGTACAAAGGCTAACTTCCCAGACAACGAAAAGAGCAgttgggtgcttttcaaacaaattaaataatCATAACCAAAGGAGGCCTACAGTTCAGATGGATAACGAGAACCAAAATACAACGGAAAAAGCAGCCCTAAGCCTATTGAGGCTAACAAACGATATACCTGAAGGTGAGTGGAGAATCAGTCCCTGTCCTAAACCTAGCCCAGTTCGTGTCTGGTTACAGCAAACCCACAATGAGCACGAGCCCGGACAAATCTATCACAAAACAATCTAATCTCTCCTGTGCCGAGGACTGGTCATGAGATATGCCAGCTGCACACTGCCAGGCTGAGGCAACTCTTGTAGCCAGCAGGAGATAATCGCAGTGGATTGGACACCGGCTGGCTCCTCACCCATTGCCGTCCTTCTCCAGAGGAGGAGTCCTGTTTCCACACCCACTTACCTGCAACCACTCACACACGTGCCGGGCAcgagaacacaaacacaagaatgGTGGCGACCATAGCAGGtatgcaaaagcacatttgGACAAGCCAGCTTCATTTTGGAATAAGGTGCAGTGGACTGATGAAACAAAGATTGAGTTATTTAGGCATAACAAGCAGCGTTATGGATGGAGGCGAAATAACACAGCATTCCAAGAAAAACACTTGCTACCCACAGTAAAATTTGGTGGAGGTTCCATCATGCTGTGTGGCTGTGCCAGTGCCAGTACTGGGAACTTGTTAAAGTTGAGGGTCACATGAATTCCATGCAATATCAGCGAATTCTTGAGAATAATGTTCAAGAATCTGTCACAAAGTTGAAGTTACACTAGGGCTGGATATTacaacaagacaatgacccaaaacactGCTCAAAACCTACTCAGGCATTCATGCTGAGGAACAAGTACAATGTTCTGGAATGGCCTATCCCAGTCCCCAGATTTGAATATCATTAAAAATATGTGGGATGATTTGAAGCAGGCTGTCCATGGTCAGAAACC
It includes:
- the LOC139346711 gene encoding G2/M phase-specific E3 ubiquitin-protein ligase-like, yielding MRGFRRVSYDPNLMICVKFSDDMGRNEEGVDLGGPRREFLRLLMETIARSPMFEGKENSKNFALDSTALREDWYYVAGKAIAVSLVHGGPPPNFLSPTVLCLLVSGSANPKLEDIADTKLLEKVKKVSESTTLEDLEKSHAPLLNYLANAGCLRPMRSIRDRDLLVQDIVMFQVIHRVQGPFQRFCEGLKTLGVLDQIRRHPDSFRPLFCYEPNILTADLVDDLFIIHLSPEGSNKRAAEEMVFTFWRDYLQDAEEDEGPSKLEKILAFATGASVVPPIGFSPTPSVQFIHKGDDGFSTVTALLAVCFEKGGVWFDIN